In Methanothermobacter tenebrarum, the sequence ATAGACATAATAAAAATTTCCGGCAGAGCAAACACCACCCACTGGATAATAAACACCATGAAAAGCTACCTCAAAGGACACCACAAGGGCAACCTCCTAGAATTATTGGATTGCCCAAACGAATTAAGGGACCACTTCCACATACCAAACGAGAAACTCGAAGGTGCCATAAGACAATGGAAAACCTGCAAAAAATCATGCCATAAATGTAATTTCTGTGAAAACCTCGCAAAGGAATTAATCCTTAAAAGAAGGGACCTATAATGAACAAAACCCTGAATGAATTGTCCCATGCAAGGGACAAAATCGAGGACACCCTCCAAGAACTGAGTGGGAGGGCAATATTCGTCCCCGAGGTGAAAATATTCAACATGGCATGCGGCTGCAGGGGATTGCTCGCAGACATCAGGGGCCTTGAAACAGAAGAAGCAGAGGTCTTCCACAAAAAAATAACAAAAACCCTAAAGGATATCCTAGGAAGGTTAGGCCTCAAGGCAGACATGATATACGCGAGGAACTTCCCAGGAACCTATATGGTCGTTGGGATAACCGCCAGAAGATTCTGTGGAAGATGCAAAAGAGAACTTGGAAGTATAACATCACGCCCAGACATAATAATCCTCAAATAATCGTTACTAGAGCAGCCTTGAGAGTATCAATGCAACCTCCTCAAGCAAGCCCTTGTCAAGTTCGTCAAAGGCAGCAGGCCTCTTACTGTCAACATCAAGAACTCCAAGGATCCTATCATCCCCTTTTATAGGGACTACTATCTCAGATTTAACACTCTCATTACACTGAAGATAATCATCATCAGATAAAACATCATCAACAATAGATGCCCTACCAGTCCTAGCAACCCTCCCACATATCCCCCGCTCTAGGGGTATCCTAACATGTGGCGTGACAGGACCCCTATATGGGCCTAATACAAGCTCATCACCCTCTAATATGTATATTCCAACCCAGTCAAAGTAGGGTATACTCGAAAGTAATCCTATTATCTCCTCAATGGACAGATCGGCTCTAAGTTTCCCCCGCACCCTCCCTATTATCTTCTCCTTATTAGAGTTCATACGATGATTATATTAGGGTAAAGTTTTTATAAAATTTTTCTAATGATAAAATCAAAGTATCTATACCTTCAAAAACTTACACGGAACATTAGACTGAAATCATCAAACTTTGAGAAAGAAATCGAAGGATCCACACCCCCATCAGTTTTCATCGGAAGCTACAATTATCCAAAAGTTTATGCAGGACCCCTTGTAACAACCGATAACAGCGAAGTTCAACTCATGGATTTACCAGAAGAATGGATACCACAAGGTAAAAGTATCCAAGATATCATAGGATATCGCCTCAACCTCGTAAGGGGAAAACAGAGAGTCCATGTCAAAGACTTCAACAACAAACTAGTGGAAAAACTCCAAGAGATAACACTCGCTAAATCCCCCGTTGACAGCGAAGCCCTATTTTCATATAAACCGAGGGGAGTGCAATTTTTCAATGATGAACATCCACCACACGGGCCTAGCGCCCCAATAGAATATTTCCAAGTTGATAATATAAGGTGGGATCGTCACCTTGAAAAGGCCTACTATGATACCGACCTTAAAGCATCTGATGCAATATACAACCTCTATAAGGTGGGGGTGCCATTCTCCACTATACAGAAGAGCCTATCAGTGGGGGCTTTAGGCGTTGAGGAAAGACGCAGGCTCGTGCCCACCCGCTGGTCCATAACAGCCTGCGACAGCATACTAGCAGACAAACTCCTTAAAAGAATCCAAACCTATGAGACCATCGACTACTACAGAGTACATGAATTTGAAAGTTTTAAAAACAAGTATATAATAATATTAACACCTACAAGATGGCAATACGAGTGGATAGAAGTTTTCCTTGGCGTTATCGGATCGGAAAAGCTTATATTCTCAGATTATGAAGTTGGAGGTTCAAAAAGGGGATACTCAAGGGTTGGCGGCTGTTATTACAGTTCAAAGATGGCTGTGCTTGACGCCCTCGACCGTGAAAAGAAACAGGCCGGTGCAATAGTATTAAGGGAAGCATACAAGGGATACATTCCACTGGGAGTGTTCAATGTACGCGAGAATGTGAAAAATGCCATGAGCCAAAACCCCAAGGAATTCAACACTCTCAATAGCATGTTAAAGTACATTAAAAGCCGCTTAAACCTCGAACTCGACGAGTATATGAGGGAAAGCCACCTCCTCAGAGAGACCAGTAGACAGACAAGCCTCGACGAATTCACACAGAAGGGGAGAAGCCCTTGAACCTCAAATTTAGAAGACCATCAAAGGTCGCTATGAAAGCTCTCTGCAAAATCGCCATGGAACCATCCAAGGCAAAGAAGACCCTACAAGAGACTGAAAAAAGAATATTAGAACTAACAGGACATAGAATGGCTAAACTCGTGAATAGTGGGAACGCCGCCCTATTAACTGTTATGAGCAGACTACCCCCACCCTTCCTCATACCCGATCAAGGTGGTTGGCGCGGTTTCAAACAAATCCCAAGGTTCCTCAATAAAGAAACGATAACACTAAAAACTCGCCTTGGGATTATAGAACCCGGAGAACTCGAAAACACAATCAAGGAGGAGGGGGTCTCTGCGCTCTTTTTAACAAGTTTCGCCGGTTACACTGCTGAACAGCCAATCAAGGAAATCCATGACATCTGCTCCGAGAATGGTGTGATACTCGTCGAAGACGCCTCAGGGAGCATAGGTGATCCCCTTGGCCATCTCTGTAACAGCAAATACAATGATGTTATAATAGCATCAACAGGATCCCCCAAGATAGTGAATGCCGGTGGCGGAGGCTTCATAGCAACCTCCAACAAGAGAATACTCCAAGACAATCCACTCCTAAGGACCTTGAAGATTGACCCCTATCTACCAGCAGCAATAAACGAGGAACTTAAAATGGCGCCACAAACACTAAAAAAGCTCATTGAAGCCACAGCATACCTCAAAAGGAAATTAAAAAGAGTATACCATCCAAGAAGTAGGGGTGTGAACATAATAATACCCACAGAGGATCCCACCGAGGATGCTAGGAGACTCCGTAGAATCATAAAAGTGGATGGTGGAAACATCTTAACCGTCTGTCCAAGCTATGATCGCTTGAAGAAGAAGGCCATAGCAGTGGAAATAAAAAATTTAGAGATTGAATCCATCACAAAGGACAACCTTGACAATCTGATAAAGCTGATAGAGTCTACGATTCGAGGATGAGCAGGGTTGTGCGCTCCATAAGAGCCCCTGTAACACCTACGAGTTCTATCTCATCCCATGTCAGCTTATAAAGTTTCTTAAGATATTCAGTGTCTGGTTCGAGGACGGTGTCATCCCTCTTAAACATCCTTGATAACATATCTAACTTATCAGAGTCTATCAGGACCGCGCATATTTCCATTGGCCCTTCCCTGAGGCCCACCATCTTAAGGGCTTTGCTTATTTGCCTTGTGGCAGCCGTCCTTAGGCATATTTCCAAGCCAATGTCATTTGCTATGTTCTCCCCCCTCTCGAATGCTTTGATTGCATGTGCTGTGGCGTGTAACACGTGCTCTCTACCAGCCACAGCCCTGGCATCCATTAACTGTACGATACCATCATCTTCCAGCATGCTTAGGGTCTCATTTATATCCTTTACCCGGCCCTTAAATCCTAGGATTTCTATCTCCATTTTTCCTCATTTTTTCATTTGCTAATAGTCGGTTAACTCCAATTATGAATGCCTCTACACTGGCCATTATAATGTCTGGTTGCGTGCTTCTTGCACTTATGATCTTGTCCTTGTACCTGAGCTTTATTATCACGTCGATAAGGGCGTCTGTACCCCCCGTTATAGCATCTACGTGGTACTCCTCCAATTTTATATCCGCAAAATCCTCTAAACTCTTCTTTATAGCTACTATGGCCGCGTCAACAGGTCCCACACCTATACCGGCTTCTAGGATCTCCTTTTCATTTATTCTTAGTTTCACTGATGCTGTTGGCGTCACTTTATTGCCTGATACTACTGTAACCTCCTCAAGGTTCACTATTTTATCCTCCACGATGCCTAGCACGTCCTCTGCTATGGCTTGGAGGTCCACATCTGTTACACACTTGCCCATGTCACCTAGGCTTTTAACCCTCTCAAATATCTGTTGGAACTGCTTTTCATCAACTTTAAAATCGAACTCTTCTAGCTTTTCTTTCAGCGCACTAGTCCCAATATGTTTACCCATTACGAATCTTCTCTCACGACCCACGAGCTCGGGTGTTATGGGCTCATATGTTTCGGCTTTTTTAAGTATGCCATCAACATGTATGCCCGATTCGTGGGCAAATGCATTTTCGCCGACAATGGCCTTGTTGGGTTGGATGTATACTCCTGTGAGTCTTGCTACCATCTTAGAAGTTTCATATAACATTCTTGTATTGATCTTGGTTTTGACATTATAGAGTGAGTGGAGGGCTACTACAATTTCTTCGAGGGCGGCGTTACCTGCTCTTTCACCTATACCATTTACGGTTGCGTGTACTTCACTTGCACCAGCCCTTAGGCCCATAAGTGAATTCGCGACCGCGAGTCCGAAATCGTTGTGGCAGTGGACGCTTAGTGGCGCTTTGAGTTTTGAAAGTTCGCCGTAGAATTCGTAGGCTCTTTCAGGTGTTAGGATTCCTACGGTGTCGCATGCGCAGATTCTCTCGGCCCCTGCACTTATGCTCTCTTCCAATATTCCTTTTAGAAATTGCATGTCGCTTCTTGTAGCGTCTTCAGCTGAGAATTCTACGATCAGCCCATGATCCTTGGCATATTCTACAGATTCTATTGCCTCCTCTTTTACCTGGCTTGGGGGTTTTCGGAGTTTGTCTTTTATAT encodes:
- a CDS encoding DUF5402 family protein, yielding MNKTLNELSHARDKIEDTLQELSGRAIFVPEVKIFNMACGCRGLLADIRGLETEEAEVFHKKITKTLKDILGRLGLKADMIYARNFPGTYMVVGITARRFCGRCKRELGSITSRPDIIILK
- a CDS encoding GAF domain-containing protein; the protein is MRGKLRADLSIEEIIGLLSSIPYFDWVGIYILEGDELVLGPYRGPVTPHVRIPLERGICGRVARTGRASIVDDVLSDDDYLQCNESVKSEIVVPIKGDDRILGVLDVDSKRPAAFDELDKGLLEEVALILSRLL
- a CDS encoding Nre family DNA repair protein, producing the protein MIKSKYLYLQKLTRNIRLKSSNFEKEIEGSTPPSVFIGSYNYPKVYAGPLVTTDNSEVQLMDLPEEWIPQGKSIQDIIGYRLNLVRGKQRVHVKDFNNKLVEKLQEITLAKSPVDSEALFSYKPRGVQFFNDEHPPHGPSAPIEYFQVDNIRWDRHLEKAYYDTDLKASDAIYNLYKVGVPFSTIQKSLSVGALGVEERRRLVPTRWSITACDSILADKLLKRIQTYETIDYYRVHEFESFKNKYIIILTPTRWQYEWIEVFLGVIGSEKLIFSDYEVGGSKRGYSRVGGCYYSSKMAVLDALDREKKQAGAIVLREAYKGYIPLGVFNVRENVKNAMSQNPKEFNTLNSMLKYIKSRLNLELDEYMRESHLLRETSRQTSLDEFTQKGRSP
- a CDS encoding DegT/DnrJ/EryC1/StrS family aminotransferase, with product MNLKFRRPSKVAMKALCKIAMEPSKAKKTLQETEKRILELTGHRMAKLVNSGNAALLTVMSRLPPPFLIPDQGGWRGFKQIPRFLNKETITLKTRLGIIEPGELENTIKEEGVSALFLTSFAGYTAEQPIKEIHDICSENGVILVEDASGSIGDPLGHLCNSKYNDVIIASTGSPKIVNAGGGGFIATSNKRILQDNPLLRTLKIDPYLPAAINEELKMAPQTLKKLIEATAYLKRKLKRVYHPRSRGVNIIIPTEDPTEDARRLRRIIKVDGGNILTVCPSYDRLKKKAIAVEIKNLEIESITKDNLDNLIKLIESTIRG
- the cgi121 gene encoding KEOPS complex subunit Cgi121, producing the protein MEIEILGFKGRVKDINETLSMLEDDGIVQLMDARAVAGREHVLHATAHAIKAFERGENIANDIGLEICLRTAATRQISKALKMVGLREGPMEICAVLIDSDKLDMLSRMFKRDDTVLEPDTEYLKKLYKLTWDEIELVGVTGALMERTTLLILES
- a CDS encoding 2-isopropylmalate synthase; the protein is MQVKILDTTLRDGEQTPGVSLTPEEKLRIALRLDDLGVDIIEAGSAITSEGEREALKKIAEEGLDAEICSFARPLRGDIDEAIKCDVDSIHLVVPTSELHIKDKLRKPPSQVKEEAIESVEYAKDHGLIVEFSAEDATRSDMQFLKGILEESISAGAERICACDTVGILTPERAYEFYGELSKLKAPLSVHCHNDFGLAVANSLMGLRAGASEVHATVNGIGERAGNAALEEIVVALHSLYNVKTKINTRMLYETSKMVARLTGVYIQPNKAIVGENAFAHESGIHVDGILKKAETYEPITPELVGRERRFVMGKHIGTSALKEKLEEFDFKVDEKQFQQIFERVKSLGDMGKCVTDVDLQAIAEDVLGIVEDKIVNLEEVTVVSGNKVTPTASVKLRINEKEILEAGIGVGPVDAAIVAIKKSLEDFADIKLEEYHVDAITGGTDALIDVIIKLRYKDKIISARSTQPDIIMASVEAFIIGVNRLLANEKMRKNGDRNPRI